Proteins encoded within one genomic window of Mycolicibacterium monacense:
- a CDS encoding tetratricopeptide repeat protein gives MYVSEDRQSGGRDERRPRRTSNASAPRRPRDQRAAPRNSGPNRARSTQPRSGSDTPRFDGPVIPPEIEAKQLAPEIRGELTTLDRHTADAVARHLVAAGELLDEDPEAALAHARAARARSGRIAAVREAVGIAAYHCGDWAQALAELRAARRMGSKSPLLPLIADCERGVGRPERAIELARGPEADQLSGDDADELKIVVAGARSDLGQLEQALAVLSTPPLDPSRRGPTAARLFYVYADTLLALGRTQDALQWFLNAAAADVEGVTDAEDRITELS, from the coding sequence GTGTACGTGAGCGAGGACAGGCAGTCGGGTGGACGCGACGAACGTCGGCCGCGACGGACGTCGAATGCGAGCGCGCCTCGTCGCCCCCGCGATCAGCGTGCCGCGCCGCGGAACTCGGGGCCGAACCGGGCCCGCTCGACGCAACCCCGAAGCGGTTCGGACACACCACGGTTCGACGGTCCCGTCATCCCGCCGGAGATCGAGGCCAAGCAATTGGCTCCCGAAATCCGCGGTGAACTCACGACTTTGGACCGCCATACCGCCGACGCCGTCGCGCGGCACCTCGTCGCCGCGGGCGAACTGCTCGACGAAGATCCCGAAGCGGCGCTGGCCCATGCCCGAGCTGCCCGCGCCCGATCCGGCCGGATCGCCGCTGTGCGGGAGGCGGTGGGGATCGCCGCCTACCACTGCGGTGACTGGGCACAGGCGTTGGCCGAACTGCGGGCGGCCCGCCGTATGGGCAGCAAGTCGCCGCTGTTGCCGTTGATCGCCGACTGTGAACGCGGAGTCGGGCGCCCGGAACGGGCGATCGAACTGGCGCGTGGCCCCGAAGCCGATCAGCTCAGCGGCGACGACGCCGACGAACTCAAGATCGTGGTCGCCGGCGCCCGGTCGGACCTCGGCCAACTCGAGCAGGCGCTCGCAGTGTTGTCGACGCCCCCACTGGACCCGTCGCGGCGCGGCCCGACCGCGGCGCGGCTGTTCTACGTCTACGCCGACACGCTCCTCGCGCTCGGCCGCACACAGGACGCCCTGCAGTGGTTCCTCAATGCCGCGGCCGCCGACGTGGAGGGCGTCACCGACGCCGAGGACCGGATCACGGAACTCAGCTGA
- a CDS encoding TlyA family RNA methyltransferase has translation MTRRARVDAELVRRGLARSRQQAAELIGAGRVTVDGMPAAKPATAVAVTAHIAVDTADERSWVSRGAHKLIGALDAFDIDVADRRGLDAGASTGGFTEVLLDRGAREVVAVDVGYGQLAWSLRSDERVVVVERTNVRELTPEMIGGPVDLVVADLSFISLATVLPALTACASPDADIVPMVKPQFEVGKDRVGAGGVVSEPELRAESVLSVAAKAAGLGWETVGATASPLPGPSGNVEYFLWLRARTDRGLRGDDLEQAVRRAVTEGPQ, from the coding sequence GTGACGCGGCGCGCACGGGTCGACGCCGAGTTGGTGCGACGGGGGTTGGCCCGGTCGCGTCAGCAGGCCGCCGAGCTCATCGGCGCAGGCCGGGTGACCGTCGACGGTATGCCGGCGGCCAAACCGGCGACCGCGGTCGCCGTCACCGCCCATATCGCCGTCGACACCGCGGACGAACGGTCCTGGGTGTCGCGGGGCGCGCACAAACTCATCGGCGCCCTCGACGCCTTCGACATCGACGTCGCGGATCGGCGCGGACTCGATGCCGGGGCGTCGACCGGGGGTTTCACCGAGGTCCTGCTCGACCGCGGCGCCCGCGAAGTCGTCGCCGTCGACGTCGGATACGGCCAACTGGCGTGGTCGCTGCGCTCGGATGAGCGGGTGGTGGTCGTCGAACGCACCAACGTGCGCGAACTCACCCCGGAGATGATCGGCGGTCCTGTCGACCTCGTCGTGGCGGACCTGTCGTTTATCTCCCTGGCGACGGTTCTGCCCGCGCTGACCGCATGCGCGTCGCCCGACGCCGATATCGTTCCCATGGTGAAGCCGCAGTTCGAGGTCGGGAAGGACCGGGTCGGCGCCGGTGGCGTCGTCTCGGAACCCGAATTGCGTGCGGAGTCGGTGCTGTCCGTGGCCGCCAAGGCCGCCGGGCTCGGCTGGGAGACGGTCGGTGCGACGGCGAGCCCGCTGCCGGGCCCGTCGGGCAACGTCGAGTACTTCTTGTGGTTACGCGCCCGCACGGACCGCGGACTGCGCGGCGACGATCTCGAGCAGGCGGTGCGGCGCGCCGTCACGGAAGGACCGCAATGA
- a CDS encoding HAD-IIA family hydrolase, with protein MQQHDCLLLDLDGTVFRGHEPTTGAVESLAALSARVLYVTNNASRSPGDVAGHLVELGFDADAADVVTSAQSAAHLLAAQLPAGARVLVVGTEALAAEVDLVGLQPVRQFADDPAAVVQGHNPETAWADLAEAALALRAGALWVAANVDLTLPSERGLLPGNGSMVAALQAATAREPQVAGKPQPTLMRDALSRGDFHTPLVVGDRLDTDIAGANAASLPSLMVLSGVSTADEVLRAVPQERPDYIAEDLRSLDAPADDLRVGPHPGWRIEVDDTDVTVHADGADRGDDLSVLRATAHVVWQADLAGTPFAVRAGDDTAAAALRRWSLLTAVID; from the coding sequence GTGCAGCAACATGATTGCCTGCTCCTCGATCTCGATGGCACAGTGTTCCGCGGCCACGAACCGACCACCGGAGCCGTCGAGAGCCTCGCCGCGCTGAGCGCGCGGGTCCTCTACGTCACCAACAACGCCTCACGCAGCCCGGGCGACGTCGCAGGCCACCTCGTCGAGTTGGGGTTCGACGCGGACGCCGCCGACGTGGTGACCAGCGCCCAGAGCGCAGCGCACCTGCTCGCCGCCCAACTTCCCGCTGGGGCGCGGGTGTTGGTCGTGGGCACCGAGGCGTTGGCGGCCGAGGTCGACCTCGTGGGACTGCAGCCCGTCCGGCAGTTCGCCGACGATCCTGCCGCCGTCGTGCAGGGCCACAACCCGGAGACGGCGTGGGCGGACCTCGCCGAGGCGGCGCTGGCCCTGCGCGCCGGCGCCCTGTGGGTGGCGGCGAATGTCGATCTGACCCTGCCGTCCGAGCGGGGACTGTTGCCGGGCAACGGTTCGATGGTCGCCGCCCTGCAGGCCGCGACCGCCCGCGAACCTCAGGTCGCCGGCAAGCCGCAGCCGACGCTGATGCGGGATGCGTTGAGCCGGGGCGACTTTCACACACCGCTGGTGGTCGGTGACCGTCTGGACACCGACATCGCCGGCGCCAACGCGGCGTCGTTGCCGAGCCTGATGGTGCTCAGCGGTGTCAGCACCGCCGACGAGGTGCTGCGTGCGGTGCCCCAGGAGCGGCCCGACTACATCGCCGAGGATCTGCGCTCCCTGGACGCACCGGCCGACGACCTGCGGGTCGGTCCGCACCCCGGCTGGCGCATCGAGGTCGATGACACGGACGTGACCGTCCACGCCGACGGCGCCGACCGCGGGGACGACCTCTCGGTGCTGCGTGCGACGGCCCACGTGGTGTGGCAGGCGGACCTGGCGGGCACGCCGTTCGCGGTCCGCGCGGGTGACGACACTGCGGCCGCCGCGCTGCGACGGTGGTCGCTGCTCACCGCCGTGATCGACTAG
- a CDS encoding copper transporter, which translates to MISLRAHAISLAAVFLALAIGVALGSGLLSNTVLSGLQDDKQDLQNQINSLTDEKNGLNQRLSAAGEFDAQIAPRVLRDTLGGKSVVLFRTPDAADDDVDALTRSVGQAGGTVSGTVTLTQEFVDANSAEKLLSVVNSPIVPAGKQLSTAAVDQGSQAGDLLGIALLLNKDPAAPVVSDAERDTVLTALRDTGFLTFGTDPVGAANTALIVTGGALGDDAGNRGATVARFAAGLAKHGSGTVLVGRDGSASGTGAVAVTRSDPALTAAVSTVDDVDTESGRITSVLALADLIGGARPGQYGVGQGAGAVTIAQ; encoded by the coding sequence GTGATATCCCTGCGCGCACATGCGATCTCGCTGGCGGCGGTCTTCCTGGCGTTGGCCATCGGCGTCGCGCTGGGATCGGGACTGCTGTCGAACACGGTGTTGTCCGGATTGCAGGACGACAAACAGGATCTGCAGAACCAGATCAACAGCCTCACCGACGAGAAGAACGGACTGAATCAAAGGCTCAGCGCCGCAGGGGAGTTCGATGCGCAGATCGCCCCGCGCGTGTTACGCGACACGCTCGGCGGCAAGTCGGTGGTCCTGTTCCGCACACCCGATGCCGCCGACGACGACGTGGACGCGCTGACCCGGTCGGTCGGACAGGCCGGCGGCACGGTCAGCGGTACGGTCACGCTCACCCAGGAGTTCGTGGACGCCAACTCCGCGGAAAAGCTTCTGTCGGTGGTGAATTCGCCGATCGTGCCGGCCGGGAAGCAACTGAGCACCGCCGCGGTGGATCAGGGTTCACAGGCCGGGGATCTGCTCGGTATCGCGTTGCTGCTCAACAAGGACCCCGCCGCACCGGTCGTGAGCGACGCGGAACGCGACACCGTGTTGACCGCCCTGCGTGACACCGGCTTCCTCACCTTCGGCACCGATCCCGTCGGCGCGGCGAACACGGCGCTGATCGTGACCGGCGGCGCCCTCGGCGACGATGCGGGCAACCGCGGTGCCACGGTGGCTCGGTTCGCGGCCGGACTGGCCAAACACGGGTCGGGCACCGTCCTGGTGGGCCGGGACGGGTCCGCCTCGGGGACCGGCGCGGTCGCGGTGACCAGATCGGATCCGGCATTGACCGCAGCGGTGAGCACCGTCGATGACGTGGACACCGAATCGGGACGGATCACCTCGGTGCTCGCACTGGCCGATCTGATCGGCGGTGCCCGGCCGGGCCAGTACGGAGTCGGTCAGGGGGCGGGCGCGGTCACGATCGCCCAGTGA
- the steA gene encoding putative cytokinetic ring protein SteA: MKMSALLTRNASSRPGITGTARVDRDIDRLLRRIGPGDIVVIDALDLDRITADALVEARVAGVVNASPSISGRYPNLGPEVLVANGIALIDETGPEVFKKVKDGHRVRLHNGGVYSGDRRLIAGSERTDQEIHELMHEAKSGLVAHLEAFAGNTIEFIRSESPLLIDGIGIPDIDVDLNRRHVVIVAEEPHAAEDLKALKPFIKEYQPVLVGVGTGADILRKAGYRPALIVGDPDRMSAEVLRSGAQVVLPADADGHAAGLERIQDLGVGAMTFPAAGSAADLALLLCDHHGASLIVTVGHTASIEEFFDRNRQRSNPSTFLTRLKVGEKLVDAKAVATLYRSRVSGGAIALLILAMLVAVIAALWVSRADAAVIEWIQQYWNQLVLWAQGLVS; the protein is encoded by the coding sequence ATGAAGATGTCAGCGCTGCTCACCCGTAATGCCAGTTCACGGCCGGGAATCACCGGCACCGCTCGCGTGGACCGCGACATCGATCGCCTGCTGCGGCGTATCGGCCCCGGTGACATCGTGGTCATCGACGCGCTCGATCTCGACCGGATCACCGCCGACGCTCTGGTCGAGGCGCGGGTGGCAGGCGTGGTCAATGCGTCCCCGTCGATCTCCGGGCGCTACCCCAACCTCGGGCCGGAGGTGCTGGTGGCCAACGGGATCGCGCTGATCGACGAAACCGGCCCCGAGGTCTTCAAGAAGGTCAAGGACGGCCACCGGGTGCGACTGCACAACGGCGGCGTCTACTCCGGTGACCGGCGCCTGATCGCGGGCTCCGAGCGCACCGACCAGGAGATCCACGAGTTGATGCACGAGGCCAAGAGCGGGCTGGTCGCGCACCTCGAGGCATTCGCGGGCAACACCATCGAGTTCATCCGCAGCGAGAGCCCGCTGCTCATCGACGGCATCGGCATCCCGGACATCGACGTCGACCTCAACCGCCGCCACGTGGTCATCGTCGCGGAGGAACCGCACGCCGCCGAAGATCTCAAGGCGCTCAAACCGTTCATCAAGGAGTACCAGCCCGTGCTGGTCGGCGTCGGCACGGGCGCGGACATCCTGCGCAAGGCGGGCTACCGTCCCGCGCTCATCGTCGGCGATCCCGACCGGATGAGCGCCGAGGTGCTGCGCAGCGGCGCCCAGGTGGTGCTGCCTGCCGACGCCGACGGGCACGCCGCAGGTCTGGAGCGCATCCAGGACCTCGGCGTGGGGGCGATGACGTTCCCGGCGGCGGGATCGGCCGCCGACCTCGCCCTGCTGCTGTGCGATCACCATGGCGCATCGCTGATCGTCACGGTCGGTCACACCGCCAGCATCGAGGAGTTCTTCGACCGCAACCGCCAGCGCAGCAACCCGTCGACGTTCCTGACCCGCCTCAAGGTGGGGGAGAAGCTCGTCGACGCGAAAGCCGTTGCCACGCTGTACCGCAGCCGGGTCTCCGGTGGCGCCATCGCGTTGCTGATCCTGGCGATGCTGGTTGCGGTGATCGCCGCACTGTGGGTCTCGCGCGCAGATGCCGCGGTCATCGAGTGGATCCAGCAGTACTGGAACCAGCTCGTGCTGTGGGCCCAGGGTCTGGTCAGTTAG
- a CDS encoding VOC family protein: protein MSAIRVRYIVDDVNRAVDFYSRHFDFDVLMKPGPGFALVARDNLRLLLNSPGGGGGAGHSPAADQSPEPGGWNRFQIQVDDLEAVVDDLRRQGVGFRGGIITGRGGRQALALDPSGNIVELFENG from the coding sequence ATGAGCGCCATACGTGTCCGCTACATCGTTGACGACGTGAACCGGGCGGTCGATTTCTACTCCCGCCACTTCGACTTCGACGTCCTGATGAAGCCCGGTCCGGGTTTCGCGTTGGTTGCCCGTGACAATCTGCGGCTCCTGCTCAACTCGCCCGGCGGGGGTGGCGGCGCCGGTCATTCGCCCGCTGCCGATCAGAGCCCGGAGCCAGGCGGCTGGAACCGCTTCCAGATCCAGGTGGACGACCTCGAGGCGGTCGTCGACGATCTGCGCCGGCAGGGAGTCGGCTTCCGCGGCGGCATCATCACCGGCCGCGGCGGCAGGCAGGCGCTCGCACTCGATCCGTCTGGCAACATCGTGGAGTTGTTCGAGAACGGCTGA
- a CDS encoding TetR/AcrR family transcriptional regulator, with translation MHVTERPPDPRVDHSRRIICSAALEEFAASGYAGFRMDAVATRAGVGRSTVYRHWKNKGALIVDALRTLNTQPDPARDLPTVSARQQVELLLGHLASALSDSAVSSVIPALIHAADHDPDLREHLHAYSAQRRRRLTDTIASAVSAGEVRAVDPEVASVLLSGAVFYRILMTAEAPDPGDITALVDTVLAR, from the coding sequence GTGCACGTGACCGAGCGGCCGCCGGATCCCCGTGTCGACCACTCGCGACGAATCATCTGTAGCGCCGCACTCGAGGAGTTCGCCGCATCCGGCTACGCCGGCTTCCGAATGGACGCGGTGGCGACCCGCGCCGGCGTCGGTCGGAGCACGGTCTACCGACACTGGAAGAACAAGGGCGCGTTGATCGTCGATGCGCTGCGCACACTGAACACGCAGCCCGACCCCGCCCGGGACCTCCCCACCGTCAGCGCCCGGCAGCAGGTCGAACTCCTGCTCGGTCACCTGGCGTCGGCGTTGTCCGACTCCGCGGTGTCGTCGGTGATCCCTGCGCTGATCCACGCCGCCGACCACGACCCCGACCTGCGCGAGCATCTGCACGCGTACTCGGCCCAGCGCCGCCGGCGCCTGACCGACACGATCGCGAGCGCCGTATCCGCAGGCGAGGTGCGGGCGGTGGATCCGGAGGTCGCCTCGGTGCTGCTCTCGGGCGCCGTCTTCTACCGCATCCTGATGACCGCCGAAGCGCCGGATCCGGGGGACATCACCGCCCTCGTCGACACCGTCCTCGCGCGCTGA
- the recN gene encoding DNA repair protein RecN translates to MLSEIRIESLGAISAATAEFDRGLTVLTGETGAGKTMVVTGLHLLGGARADPNRVRSGSERAVVEGRFLTSDLGDGVARRVDDLLESSGAERDDDGSIIAARSVSKDGPSRAYLGGRSVPAKSLSNFTTELLTLHGQNDQLRLMRPDEQRAALDRFAAVDKPLRRYRAARDEWLAARRDLTDRRRRERELAQEADRLKFGLTEIDNVDPSPGEDDALVDDIRRLSELDALREAALTARAALTGADDDPTGDAMSAANLAAQAKSALDGTDDATLRSLGAQLADAVAVIGDVAGELGDYLGALPTDASTLENKLARQAELRTLTRKYAADIDGVLAWARESRERLDQLDVSEEALAGLERRVGELQAQVVAAAADLTKARLKAAKGLAKAVTAELSGLAMAGAEFTVGVAPLAVRADDSAPLTLPDGVVVHAGHDGVDAVDFGFAAHRGTDVLPLSKSASGGELSRVMLAIEVVLAASAEGTTMVFDEVDAGVGGRAAVQIGRRLARLARTHQVIVVTHLPQVAAYADAHLVVDSSGRGKASGVRRIDDDDRVAELARMLAGLGESDSGRAHARELLDAARAEAAETD, encoded by the coding sequence GTGCTGTCCGAAATCCGCATCGAGTCCCTCGGCGCGATCAGCGCCGCCACCGCCGAATTCGACCGTGGTCTGACCGTGCTCACCGGCGAGACCGGGGCAGGCAAGACCATGGTCGTCACCGGGCTCCATCTCCTCGGCGGGGCCCGCGCAGACCCCAACCGCGTCCGGTCGGGCTCCGAGCGCGCCGTCGTCGAGGGCCGCTTCCTGACCTCCGACCTCGGTGACGGCGTCGCGCGCCGCGTCGACGACCTCCTCGAATCGTCCGGCGCGGAGCGCGACGACGACGGCAGCATCATCGCCGCCCGGTCGGTCAGCAAGGACGGGCCGTCGCGGGCCTATCTCGGGGGCCGCAGCGTACCGGCCAAGTCGCTGAGCAACTTCACCACCGAACTGCTCACACTGCACGGCCAGAACGACCAGTTGCGCCTGATGCGCCCGGACGAGCAGCGCGCGGCGCTCGACCGGTTCGCCGCCGTCGACAAACCGCTGCGCCGCTACCGCGCGGCGAGGGACGAATGGCTCGCCGCGCGCCGCGATCTGACCGACCGGCGCAGACGCGAGCGGGAACTCGCCCAGGAGGCCGACCGGCTGAAGTTCGGTCTGACCGAGATCGACAACGTCGATCCGTCGCCGGGGGAGGACGACGCCCTCGTCGACGACATCCGGAGACTGTCGGAACTCGACGCGCTGCGTGAGGCCGCGCTGACCGCGCGGGCGGCGTTGACCGGCGCCGACGACGACCCCACCGGGGACGCGATGTCCGCGGCGAACCTTGCCGCGCAGGCGAAGTCGGCCCTCGACGGAACCGACGACGCCACCCTGCGGTCGCTGGGCGCCCAACTCGCCGACGCGGTCGCCGTGATCGGCGACGTGGCCGGTGAGCTCGGCGACTACCTCGGCGCGCTGCCCACCGACGCGAGCACCCTGGAGAACAAGCTGGCGCGGCAGGCCGAACTGCGCACCTTGACACGCAAGTACGCCGCCGACATCGACGGGGTGCTGGCCTGGGCGCGGGAGTCGCGAGAACGCCTGGATCAGCTCGACGTGTCGGAGGAGGCGCTGGCCGGTCTGGAGCGGCGGGTCGGCGAGCTGCAAGCACAGGTCGTCGCCGCCGCGGCCGATCTGACCAAGGCCCGGCTCAAGGCGGCGAAGGGTCTGGCCAAGGCGGTGACCGCCGAACTGTCCGGTCTGGCGATGGCCGGGGCGGAGTTCACGGTCGGCGTCGCACCGCTCGCCGTGCGCGCCGACGACTCGGCGCCGTTGACCCTGCCGGACGGCGTCGTCGTACACGCCGGCCACGACGGTGTCGACGCCGTCGACTTCGGCTTCGCCGCACACCGCGGGACCGATGTGCTGCCGCTGTCGAAGAGCGCATCGGGCGGCGAGCTGTCGCGGGTGATGCTCGCGATCGAGGTCGTGCTGGCGGCGTCGGCGGAGGGCACCACCATGGTGTTCGACGAAGTCGACGCCGGGGTCGGGGGGCGTGCCGCCGTACAGATCGGTCGGCGCCTGGCCCGTCTGGCCCGCACCCATCAGGTCATCGTCGTCACCCATCTTCCCCAGGTCGCCGCGTACGCCGACGCGCATCTGGTGGTCGACAGCAGCGGGCGCGGCAAGGCCAGTGGCGTGCGCCGCATCGACGACGACGACCGGGTCGCCGAGCTGGCCCGCATGCTGGCCGGCCTCGGTGAGTCCGACAGCGGCAGGGCCCATGCCCGGGAGCTGCTCGACGCCGCGCGGGCGGAGGCCGCCGAAACCGACTGA
- a CDS encoding NAD kinase: protein MTSERTILLVVHTGREDATDVARRVQKMLGDNDIGLRVLAAEAVDRGPVHLSPDDMRAIGVDIDVVDADERAAEGCELVLVLGGDGTFLRAAELARNVEIPVLGVNLGRIGFLAEAEAEAIDRVLEHVVRRDYRVEERMTLDVAVRAEGELLTRGWALNEASLEKGPRLGVLGVVVEIDGRPVSAFGCDGVLVSTPTGSTAYAFSAGGPVLWPDLEAILVVPNNAHALFARPMVTSPDATIAIEIEASGHDALVFCDGRREMVVPAGGRLEVTRCGTPLKWVRLDSAPFTDRLVRKFRLPVTGWRGQ from the coding sequence ATGACGTCTGAACGCACCATCCTGCTGGTGGTTCACACGGGACGCGAGGATGCCACCGATGTGGCCCGACGGGTGCAGAAGATGTTGGGCGACAACGACATTGGTCTTCGGGTGCTCGCCGCCGAGGCGGTCGACCGGGGCCCGGTGCACCTGTCGCCCGACGATATGCGCGCGATCGGCGTCGACATCGACGTCGTCGACGCCGACGAACGGGCCGCCGAAGGCTGCGAGCTGGTGCTGGTTCTCGGCGGCGACGGCACCTTCCTGCGCGCCGCCGAACTCGCGCGCAACGTCGAGATCCCGGTGCTGGGGGTGAACCTCGGGCGGATCGGTTTCCTCGCCGAGGCCGAGGCGGAAGCCATCGACCGCGTACTCGAACACGTCGTCCGCCGCGACTACCGCGTCGAGGAGAGGATGACCCTCGACGTGGCGGTGCGCGCGGAAGGGGAGCTCCTCACCCGGGGCTGGGCGCTCAACGAGGCCAGCCTGGAGAAGGGGCCGCGCCTGGGGGTGCTCGGCGTGGTCGTGGAGATCGACGGCCGCCCGGTGTCGGCGTTCGGCTGCGACGGTGTGCTGGTGTCGACGCCGACCGGGTCCACCGCTTACGCGTTCTCCGCCGGCGGGCCGGTGCTGTGGCCGGACCTCGAGGCGATCCTGGTGGTGCCCAACAACGCCCACGCCCTGTTCGCGCGGCCGATGGTGACCAGCCCGGACGCCACGATCGCGATCGAGATCGAGGCGAGCGGGCATGACGCCCTGGTGTTCTGCGACGGCCGGCGGGAGATGGTGGTGCCGGCCGGTGGCCGGCTGGAGGTGACCCGCTGCGGCACACCGCTGAAATGGGTACGGCTCGACAGCGCACCGTTCACCGACCGGCTGGTGCGCAAGTTCCGGCTGCCCGTCACCGGATGGCGGGGGCAGTAG
- a CDS encoding CTP synthase codes for MPALRKHPQTATKHLFVTGGVVSSLGKGLTGSSLGQLLTARGLQVTMQKLDPYLNVDPGTMNPFQHGEVFVTEDGAETDLDVGHYERFLDRNLSGSANVTTGQIYSSVIAKERRGEYLGDTVQVIPHITDEIKSRIVAMAAPDEHGNRPDVVITEVGGTVGDIESLPFLEAARQVRHEVGRENCFFLHCSLVPYMAPSGELKTKPTQHSVAALRSIGIQPDALILRCDRDVPEALKNKIALMCDVDIDGVISTPDAPSIYDIPKVLHREELDAYVVRRLNLPFRDVDWTQWNDLLKRVHEPHETVRIALVGKYIDLSDAYLSVTEALRAGGFFHHAKVEMRWVASDDCELDSGAAAALADVDGVLIPGGFGIRGIEGKIGAISYARKRGLPVLGLCLGLQCIVIEAARSVGITGANSAEFDPATPDPVISTMADQRDAVAGEADLGGTMRLGAYPAVLEEDSIVARAYQATEVSERHRHRYEVNNAYRDRIAESGLRFSGTSPDGHLVEFVEYDAEQHPFLVGTQAHPELKSRPTRPHPLFAAFIGAALDYKAAERLPVEIPEQRSNGVELLQEPASRG; via the coding sequence TTGCCCGCGCTACGCAAGCATCCGCAAACGGCCACAAAGCACCTCTTCGTCACGGGCGGCGTCGTCTCCTCCCTGGGCAAGGGTCTGACGGGCTCGAGCCTCGGACAGTTGTTGACTGCCAGGGGCCTGCAGGTGACGATGCAGAAGCTCGACCCCTATCTCAACGTCGACCCCGGCACCATGAACCCGTTCCAGCACGGTGAGGTGTTCGTCACCGAGGACGGCGCCGAGACCGACCTCGACGTCGGGCACTACGAACGCTTCCTCGACCGGAACCTGTCGGGGTCCGCGAACGTCACCACGGGGCAGATCTATTCGTCGGTGATCGCCAAGGAACGCCGCGGGGAGTACCTCGGTGACACCGTGCAGGTGATCCCGCACATCACCGACGAGATCAAGAGCCGCATCGTCGCGATGGCCGCGCCGGACGAGCACGGCAACCGTCCGGACGTGGTGATCACCGAAGTCGGCGGCACGGTCGGCGACATCGAATCCCTGCCCTTCCTGGAGGCCGCGCGCCAGGTGCGCCACGAGGTCGGCCGCGAGAACTGCTTCTTCCTGCACTGCTCACTGGTGCCCTACATGGCGCCGTCGGGTGAGCTCAAGACCAAACCCACGCAGCATTCGGTCGCCGCACTGCGCAGCATCGGCATCCAGCCGGACGCCCTGATCCTGCGCTGCGACCGGGACGTGCCCGAGGCGCTGAAGAACAAGATCGCGCTGATGTGCGACGTCGACATCGACGGGGTCATCTCGACGCCGGACGCACCGTCGATCTACGACATCCCCAAGGTGCTCCACCGTGAGGAACTCGACGCCTACGTGGTGCGCCGGTTGAACCTGCCGTTCCGCGACGTGGACTGGACCCAGTGGAACGACCTGCTCAAGCGGGTGCACGAACCGCACGAGACGGTCCGGATCGCGCTGGTGGGCAAGTACATCGACCTCTCCGATGCGTACCTGTCGGTGACCGAGGCGCTGCGTGCGGGCGGGTTCTTCCACCACGCCAAGGTCGAGATGCGGTGGGTGGCCTCCGACGACTGCGAACTCGACAGCGGTGCGGCCGCGGCGCTTGCCGACGTCGACGGGGTGCTGATCCCCGGCGGGTTCGGCATCCGCGGTATCGAAGGCAAGATCGGCGCGATCAGCTACGCCCGCAAGCGCGGCCTGCCGGTGCTCGGGCTGTGCCTCGGGTTGCAGTGCATCGTGATCGAGGCGGCCCGCTCGGTGGGCATCACCGGAGCGAACTCCGCCGAATTCGATCCGGCCACCCCCGACCCGGTCATCTCGACGATGGCCGACCAGCGTGACGCCGTGGCCGGTGAGGCCGATCTGGGCGGCACCATGCGGTTGGGCGCCTATCCGGCTGTGCTGGAGGAAGATTCGATCGTCGCGCGGGCCTACCAGGCGACCGAGGTCTCCGAACGGCACCGGCACCGCTACGAGGTCAACAACGCCTACCGCGACCGCATCGCCGAGAGTGGGCTGCGCTTCTCGGGCACGTCGCCCGACGGACATCTGGTCGAGTTCGTCGAGTACGACGCCGAGCAGCATCCGTTCCTCGTCGGCACCCAGGCGCATCCCGAACTCAAGAGCCGGCCCACCCGTCCGCACCCGCTGTTCGCCGCGTTCATCGGCGCGGCGCTCGACTACAAGGCCGCCGAGCGGTTGCCGGTCGAGATTCCCGAGCAACGGTCCAACGGGGTGGAGCTGCTGCAAGAACCCGCTTCCCGTGGCTGA